The genomic segment GATGCACGTAAAATACGAGTATACCGGCCATCAGCATATATCTTGATGGGAGTGTCAGGAGACCCAGGTAACTCGTAATATCCAACGATATCATTTATATTCTGAGGTGCTTTGTAGTCAATATCCCAAAAGTCCACAAAATCATAGCTGTTTTCTTTCCCCTCTTCTAACTCATCAAAAGTTGGACTTGATGGGATGGAAGAAGACGTTTGTATGGCTTCATGATTCTTAGAAGTGGAGTTTTTTTCGGAAGTACATCCAATTAGCAATATTAAACTCATACCAAGGGTTAGAGCAAGACTTAGTTTTTTCAAATTTTCCTCCTAAAATAACATTAAAAATGATTGTTATGACATTTATTATACCATAAAACACAAAAAATGACATTAAAAATGTTTTTTGAGACATTTTAAAAATACCTTTGTTTGTTATTCTTTAAAAAAGGATGAAAAAAATGAATATTGAGTATTTAGGTGATAAGTTAAAAGCAGCTAGGAAAAGCAAAAATTTAACTCAAAAGAGTCTTGCCGAAAGGGTGGGAGTGAAGACAAGAACAGTTGCATCATATGAACAGGGGAGTGCCTATCCATCTCTAGAAATCTTTGGAAAGTTATGTGATACACTGAATATATCTGCAGATTATCTTTTAGGGATATCTGATAAGATGCCATTAGAGATGGGGGGATTGACAGATGAACAAATGCAGTTGTTTTTTCAACTCATCTCTATCGTGGAGCAATTCAATAATCATAATGAATCGAAAAAATAATATTGTCTCTGATTGTTTTATAAAAAAAGGATGAAATATATTTTTAAGATTATTTGGTTGAAAGCAAATGAAGTTACAATTGTAAGTAAATCTGAAAAATGATGTTATCCTTAGACTAGGGAATTATTTATAAATAAATACTAATTAAAAAATATTGATTTATACATATATTGACTAGCATGTATAAGCCATGCTAGAATTATCATTATAAATTACTATTTTATACTAAAAAGCTAATCAAGAACAGGATAGCTGTAAGGATTTTTTTCTAGGAGATTTTATGCTTTATTACACAGGACTAGAGGATATTATATTCTCTAAACATGAACTGTTATCTGCCCCCCCTGATGAACTCATAATTATAAGTGGATATTTAGGGCCCGCTCCAGTTGAGCGATTATCTGAGTTACCAAATATAAAAATTACAGTTATAGGTGGAATGTACTCTTCAGGGATAGACGCAAGACTATTAAACTCGTTGAATAATAGTAAAAATAATAATTCAAGCTTAACTATTAAGTATGCACGACAAGAAATTCATTCCAAAATTTATATTTGGAAAAAAAATGGTAAAATTCTTTCTGCATTAATCGGTTCAGCTAATTTTTCTTCAAAGGGACTTCGTACAGATTATCGTGAATCACTAGCAGATGCAACGAGAGATACGTTCAATCCACTAAATATTTATTTTAATTTTATAAACGAACATTCTGAAGAAGAACCTATTATAAATAAAAAACAGGAAATAATTGAGTTTACTCAAGATAACCATAAAGTTACAGATGTGGCAGCGACAATGTTAAACAAAAAATTTAGTTTTGAGATCCCCCTGTATTCATCTACTAAAGAAAAAGGAAAGTTTGTTCCTCTAGCTAGTGGACTAAATTGGGGAAGAGCACGTTTAACAAGTAACGCACATGTTGCTAAGGGGGATGCATATATTCGTCTTCCTAAAAGCATACTAAAGCAAGAACAACAATTAATAAAACCATTTGATTCAGGTTTTACTACTCCAGAAGGAGAAAGAAAACGAAATTCAGATCCAATTGAACTTATTTGGGATGACGGTACAACTATGGAAGCTTCATTAGAAGGTGTTCAGAAGTTTAATGGTAGGACCTATCCTAAGCAACTCGCTTCATATACGAGTAAACGACCATTTCAAAATGGTAAACCAATATCTAAAAAAAGTATTTTAGGACGATATATTCGTAAGAGATTAGGGGTAAATATAGATGATGAAATCACCATGAAAACCCTTG from the Lactococcus allomyrinae genome contains:
- a CDS encoding restriction endonuclease PLD domain-containing protein; translation: MLYYTGLEDIIFSKHELLSAPPDELIIISGYLGPAPVERLSELPNIKITVIGGMYSSGIDARLLNSLNNSKNNNSSLTIKYARQEIHSKIYIWKKNGKILSALIGSANFSSKGLRTDYRESLADATRDTFNPLNIYFNFINEHSEEEPIINKKQEIIEFTQDNHKVTDVAATMLNKKFSFEIPLYSSTKEKGKFVPLASGLNWGRARLTSNAHVAKGDAYIRLPKSILKQEQQLIKPFDSGFTTPEGERKRNSDPIELIWDDGTTMEASLEGVQKFNGRTYPKQLASYTSKRPFQNGKPISKKSILGRYIRKRLGVNIDDEITMKTLELYGRDTITLSLIEEGVYYADFSV
- a CDS encoding helix-turn-helix domain-containing protein, whose product is MNIEYLGDKLKAARKSKNLTQKSLAERVGVKTRTVASYEQGSAYPSLEIFGKLCDTLNISADYLLGISDKMPLEMGGLTDEQMQLFFQLISIVEQFNNHNESKK